The following are from one region of the Odontesthes bonariensis isolate fOdoBon6 chromosome 16, fOdoBon6.hap1, whole genome shotgun sequence genome:
- the hunk gene encoding hormonally up-regulated neu tumor-associated kinase homolog A, which produces MPVADGGMVVDNSHLIYEGKTASSAGNDNIFPASLCSPAADILKNFYHTKRVGNYLIGRKLGEGSFAKVREGLHALTGEKVAVKVIDKRKAKKDSYVTKNLRREGHIQQMIRHPNITQLLDILETENSYYLVMELCPGGNLMNCIYDKKRLDERETQKYIRQLVLAVEHLHRAGVVHRDLKIENLLLDEQNNIKLIDFGLSNCAGILGYSDPFSTQCGSPAYAAPELLSRKKYGPKVDVWSIGVNMYAMLTGTLPFTVEPFSLRALHQKMVDKEMNPLPPSLSTAAICLLKKLLEPDPNKRPNIHQVMADSWLQLANKNTGAPYLNRIHIEEINHTVLLHMTEKMSYKHSEVLSAVLTNRACHTLAVYFLLNKKMKRLSKEYREMQFQEKKKGEKEKNEYFQTQWRKHVDKLTIPPKQTPVYLAVSKGPSKEKKHRTGLLRAITGGHRNSPLAPPGTVASSSMEYLEIHPLFPNTPQQRRRLATLPQVNTSPEHNIPAPPAPSPIGMHSFGSLSKAEQIEDTPSSPWYKLTNGTLSPPRHVSAFQPDSSYLKKATIPSPPVLIVNPQPKKSSSSDYCGSSDTSGSPPSTIGSPPGSSAFSPPKSAFSQLNPTSAFSPPSNSGSSDPESPTHRSKFPSMGIGQILKKKVQLQPFTFRPEQVVEEVVSPPPYPMQTLLCASGALKTLC; this is translated from the exons ATGCCAGTAGCGGACGGCGGCATGGTAGTGGACAACAGCCACTTAATATATGAAGGGAAAACCGCGAGCAGTGCCGGGAATGACAACATCTTCCCGGCCTCGTTGTGCAGTCCTGCGGCGGACATCCTGAAGAACTTTTACCACACCAAACGGGTGGGGAACTATCTGATCGGGAGGAAGCTGGGAGAAGGATCGTTCGCCAAAGTTAGAGAAGGTCTCCACGCGTTAACCGGAGAAAAG GTGGCAGTGAAGGTCATTGACAAGAGGAAGGCCAAGAAGGACTCATATGTTACCAAAAACCTACGGAGGGAGGGGCACATCCAGCAGATGATCCGCCACCCCAACATTACGCAGCTGCTGGACATCCTGGAGACGGAGAACAGCTACTACCTTGTGATGGAGCTCTGTCCCGGTGGGAACCTCATGAACTGTATCTACGACAAGAAGCGCCTGGATGAGAGGGAGACTCAAAAATACATCCGGCAGTTGGTGCTTGCTGTCGAACACCTGCACAGGGCGGGTGTAGTGCatag gGATCTGAAGATAGAAAATCTCCTACTGGATGAGCAGAACAACATAAAGCTCATAG ATTTTGGCCTCAGTAATTGTGCTGGAATCTTGGGATACTCAGACCCCTTCAGCACCCAGTGTGGCAGTCCGGCATATGCCGCTCCTGAGCTGCTCTCCAGGAAGAAGTATGGTCCAAAGGTGGATGTCTGGTCCAT TGGTGTGAACATGTATGCAATGCTGACTGGGACTCTTCCATTCACTGTGGAGCCCTTCAGTCTTCGAGCCCTTCACCAGAAGATGGTGGATAAGGAGATGAATCCTCTGCCTCCCTCACTTTCCACTG CTGCTATCTGCCTACTGAAAAAGCTTCTTGAACCAGACCCAAACAAGCGTCCAAATATCCATCAGGTGATGGCTGACTCCTGGCTGCAGCTGGCCAACAAAAACACAGGAGCGCCGTATCTCAACAG GATTCACATTGAAGAAATAAATCACACGGTGTTGTTGCATATGACTGAGAAAATGAGCTACAAGCATAGCGAAGTGCTGAGCGCTGTCCTTACCAACCGCGCATGCCACACTTTGGCTGTCTACTTCCTCCTCAACAAGAAAATGAAGAGACTCTCAAAAGAGTACAGG GAGATGCAGTTCcaggagaaaaagaaaggcgaaaaggagaaaaatgaatATTTCCAGACCCAGTGGAGGAAGCACGTCGATAAACTCACCATCCCCCCAAAACAGACTCCTGTCTACCTGGCTGTGAGCAAGGGGCCCAGCAAGGAGAAGAAgcacagaacag GGCTTTTGCGTGCCATAACGGGTGGTCACCGTAACTCCCCTCTAGCCCCACCTGGTACTGTTGCTTCGTCATCCATGGAATATCTAGAGATCCATCCTCTCTTCCCCAACACCCCACAGCAACGCAGGCGCTTAGCCACCCTCCCACAAGTCAACACGAGCCCAGAACACAACATTCCCGCTCCACCGGCACCGTCACCAATCGGCATGCATTCTTTCGGATCACTCTCCAAAGCCGAGCAGATTGAGGATACACCCTCTTCACCCTGGTACAAGTTGACCAATGGCACTTTGTCACCACCACGCCACGTCTCTGCCTTCCAACCAGATTCCTCTTACTTGAAAAAGGCCACAATCCCCAGTCCCCCTGTCCTCATTGTCAACCCGCAGCCCAAGAAGAGTAGCTCATCAGATTACTGTGGTTCCTCTGACACCAGTGGAAGCCCCCCTAGCACCATAGGAAGCCCTCCAGGAAGCTCAGCTTTTAGTCCTCCGAAGTCTGCCTTTAGTCAACTTAACCCCACCTCAGCATTCAGTCCTCCCTCCAACAGCGGGAGCAGTGATCCAGAGAGCCCAACCCACCGCAGTAAGTTCCCCTCTATGGGAATTGGACAGATCCTAAAGAAGAAGGTCCAGCTGCAGCCATTTACTTTTCGACCAGAACAAGTCGTCGAGGAAGTGGTGTCCCCCCCTCCCTACCCCATGCAGACTCTCCTGTGTGCTTCAGGTGCACTAAAGACCCTCTGCTGA